One Cervus canadensis isolate Bull #8, Minnesota chromosome 12, ASM1932006v1, whole genome shotgun sequence DNA window includes the following coding sequences:
- the LOC122451238 gene encoding nucleoporin p54-like — protein sequence MAFNFGTPSGTSGTAAATAAPAGGFGGFGTTSTTAGSAFSFSTPANTGTTGFFGSTQNKGFGFGTGFGTTTGTSTGLGTGLGTGLGFGGFNTQQQQQQQTTLGGLFSQPTHAPAQSNQLINTASALSAPTLLGDERDAILAKWNQLQAFWGTGKGYFNNNIPPVEFTLENPFCRFKAVGYSCMPNNKDEDGLVVLVFNKKETDIRSQQQQLVESLHKVLGGNQTLTVNVEGIKTLPDDQTEVVIYVVERSPNGTSRRVPATTLYAHFEQTNIKTQLQQLGVTLSMTRTELSPAQIKQLLQNPPAGVDPIIWEQAKVDNPDSEKLIPVPMVGFKELLRRLKAQDQMTKQPQTRLDIISEYIGELQKNQTTTMAKIAQYKRKLMDLSHRTLQVLIKQEIQRKSGYAIQADEEQLRVQLDTIQGELNAPTQFKGRLNELMSQIRMQNHFGAVKSEERYYIDADLLREIKQHLKQQQEGLSHLISIIKDDLEDIKLVEHGLNETIHIRGGVFS from the coding sequence ATGGCCTTCAACTTTGGTACTCCGTCTGGCACTTCAGGTACCGCTGCAGCCACCGCGGCTCCCGCGGGTGGGTTTGGAGGATTTGGGACAACGTCTACCACAGCGGGTTCTGCATTCAGCTTTTCTACTCCAGCTAACACAGGCACTACTGGATTCTTTGGCAGTACTCAGAACAAAGGTTTTGGATTTGGGACTGGTTTTGGCACGACAACTGGAACTAGTACTGGCTTAGGTACTGGTCTGGGGACCGGACTTGGATTTGGAGGATTTAatacgcagcagcagcagcagcaacagacgACGTTAGGTGGTCTCTTCAGTCAGCCTACACACGCTCCTGCCCAGTCCAACCAGCTGATAAATACTGCAAGTGCCCTTTCTGCTCCAACACTACTGGGAGATGAGAGAGATGCTATTTTGGCAAAATGGAATCAACTACAAGCCTTTTGGGGAACAGGAAAAGGATATTTCAACAATAACATTCCACCCGTGGAATTCACACTAGAAAATCCCTTTTGCCGGTTTAAGGCTGTAGGTTATAGTTGCATGCCCAATAATAAAGATGAAGATGGGCTAGTGGTTTtagttttcaacaaaaaagaaacagatattcGAAGCCAGCAGCAGCAATTGGTAGAATCATTGCATAAAGTTTTGGGAGGAAACCAGACCCTTACTGTAAATGTAGAGGGTATTAAAACATTGCCAGATGATCAGACAGAAGTTGTCATTTACGTTGTTGAGCGTTCTCCAAATGGTACTTCAAGAAGAGTTCCAGCTACAACACTATATGCCCATTTTGAACAAACCAATATTAAAACACAATTACAGCAACTTGGTGTAACCCTTTCTATGACTAGGACAGAGCTCTCTCCCGCACAGATCAAACAGCTTTTGCAGAATCCTCCTGCTGGTGTTGATCCTATTATCTGGGAACAAGCCAAGGTGGATAACCCTGATTCTGAAAAGTTAATTCCTGTGCCAATGGTGGGTTTCAAAGAGCTGCTTCGAAGACTGAAGGCTCAGGACCAGATGACTAAGCAGCCTCAGACCAGATTAGATATAATATCTGAATATATTGGTGAATTACAGAAGAATCAAACTACAACCATGGCCAAAATTGCACAATACAAGAGGAAACTTATGGACCTTTCCCACAGAACTTTACAGGTCCTAATCAAACAGGAAATTCAGAGGAAGAGTGGGTATGCCATCCAAGCTGATGAAGAGCAGTTGCGAGTTCAGCTAGATACAATTCAGGGTGAACTAAATGCCCCTACTCAGTTTAAGGGCCGACTAAATGAACTGATGTCCCAAATCAGGATGCAGAATCACTTTGGAGCAGTCAAATCTGAAGAAAGATATTACATAGACGCCGATCTGTTACGAGAAATCAAGCAGCATTTGAAACAACAACAGGAAGGCCTTAGCCACTTGATTAGCATCATAAAAGATGACTTAGAAGATATCAAGTTGGTAGAACACGGATTGAATGAAACCATCCACATCAGAGGTGGTGTCTTCAGTTGA